The Bacteroidales bacterium genomic interval TTAGATTTATCAGCCGACAGTTTTACAGCATCAACTAACGACAGTATCAACTTCAAGTCATACAGAATAAAACAAGCTGCCGAAGATGAATCAATTTATGATATTTCTTCTGTTTATGATTATCATGATAATATATTGAGAGAAGGGCGAATTTACGAAGGCAAACGTTTGATTACTTTTGCAAATGTTCTTAAATATGACTCGTTTCCGCTTGCCGAAATAATAAGTAATGTATTAAAAGTTTGCGAAAATGCAATGAATAATCCCGTAGAAATTGAATTTGCCGTTAATTTAAATCCGCGAGACAGTGATGATAAGTACTTTAATCTATTACAAATCAGGCCTATTGTTGAAGAAATTATTAATGAAGAAATTGATTTCAGCAACATAAAGCAACAAGATACAATCATACACTCTCAAACGTCTCTGGGACACGGTATTATAAAAGGAATACGTGATATTATTTATGTAAAACCGGAATCTTTCGATTCGGTAAATAATCAAAAAATTGTTCCTGTTATTGAAAAAATTAACAATGAATTTATTGAATCCGGTAAAAATTATATTCTTTCAGGTCCCGGAAGATGGGGATCAAGTGATCCGTGGTTGGGAATTCCGGTTGTTTGGTCACAAATTTCAGCAGCAAGACTTATAATTGAATCCGGACTTGAAAATTATCAAATTGAACCAAGTCAAGGAACACACTTTTTCCAAAATCTTACATCTTTTAAAGTTGGTTTTTTCACTATTAATCCCTTTAAAAAAGACGGTTTTTGGGATTTGGACTATCTGTCAAGCTTTGATGCCGTATATGAAGATGAATTTGTAAGACACATCCGTTTTGACAATGAACTGATTATTAAAATTGACGGAAAGCAAAGTAAAGGAGTAGTTTTAAAACCCTCTTAAATTGTAACAGTTACATTGTTAAATTGTTGCATTATTAAATTGCTAAAAAACAACCGGCAGGCAGCTACGCTAAGTTAAAGTTGCTGTTTCTTAACAATCACTAAATAATATTGTTTACAAAGTTTAAACAATCCTTAATACCATCTTTTTTCAAAGACGAATATTGATATAAAATTTCATCAACTGACTCACCGGCAGCCGGAAATTCTAAAATTTTTTAAACAGTAATACTCTTACCTCTAATTGTTGGTTTTTCGTTGCAGACTTGTAAATAAATCATTACATTTGTAAAATGCCGGAAAGAACCTTTGAAAAAGAATTTGAATTCATAACATCACGCAGCAGTGGTAAGGGAGGTCAACATGTAAATAAAACCAATTCCAAAGTTGAACTGCGTTTTAATATTCCCTTATCAGAGATTCTCAATGAAAATGAAAAGGAACTTCTTTTTAAAAACCTTTCAAACAGAATAAATAATGACGGCATTTTACAAATTGTATCGCAAAAATCCAGAAGTCAAATTAAAAATAAAAAAACTTGCATTAAAAAGTTTTATGAGCTTTTGGAAACCGGTTTGAAGATTCCGAAAGAACGAAAAAAAACAAAACGCTCATATAAATCAATCAAAAAGAGGTTGGAACGTAAAAAAAGACAATCTGAAAAAAAAGAAAGACGAAGGAAGAATTTTATTTAATTTAAAACTCTGTTTCTTATGCTAAAAAAAGCAACAAAATTATATATCCAATACATCGAAACTGACTATAAAAAAAAATTACATGTCGGGCATTTATTAGCTGAATCAGGCCAAATATTGAGGGGAATTGATGAAGATAAACTTGATAAAAATTCTAAATTGCAAAGACAATATTTAATAAAAAAGGTTGCAGAAGACTTATTGTCGCAAACCAGAGATATGGCTTATACTAAACAATATGATTGTTCGCCTTTAATAAAAGATTATACTTATTTGGCTTTTTATTTGGCATTTGAATATTACGGACCTAAAGCGAACAGATTACTTCTGCCTTTTTTAAGAGATGTTATTAATTATGAAAAATATAAAAGTGATAAAACTAAATTAGAATCCTTAAAAAAAATGTTTTATGATTCCATTATAAAAGAGAAGGAGTGTATCAAAATATTTGAACAAATATAAAAAAGACATAATGTTAATAGTTTTTAAACTATTTCATCCTGATCTGTTCTTTACACTTATTACACAACTAATTCATTTCCTTTCAAATAAGGAATTACATCCGTCAAATCTTCAGTAAGGCAATATCTGAAATCTTTTTCAAGCTTTTTACTTTTTGAATTTAACCGAGGGGAGTTTGCCATAACAAAATCGTAATACGAATCACCTGCACTCAAAAATAAGTTATAAACTAAATTTGCTGCTTCCAAAACTTCAAACTTATCTTTCTTAATAAGTAAATCAACTATTCTGCCGGCTAATAAACTGTCTTCAATATTAACTGAATTCTTCCAACCGGAACATAAAATAAGAATATCTTTCTTTTGTTTATTTAAAAAATCTGTTAATGCTGAAATATTTATGAAAGAACCTATAATTAATTCAATATTTTTATTTTTTCCGTTCTTCACAAGATTAACTGCTTGAGTTCCGTTGGTTGTGGTAAATGCAAGCTTCTTACCTTTAATATTTTCTTCCGTAAAATTGAAAGGAGAATTACCGTAATCAAAATCCTTTAACTTCTCCCCTTCCCTTTCACCTGCAATAATATAACCCCTGTTTCTGTAATCTTTTGCAAGATCTTTATCACTAACAGGAATTATCAATTCTACATCATTCATAAATGCTGTACAAATCGTTGCACTTGCTCGTATTGCATCCAACATCACTACAATGGTATTATCTTCAGAATAATATTTGTATAACGCCGGAGATAAGCAAACGTTTATTTTTTTCATAAAATTGCTCAATAAATATATAATGCAAGCTCTAATAATTATTTTTTAGAATAAATCGGAGTGAGTACCTGTACGTACTAACCTTATTTCATTACCTTTTTTGAGCCAAATTATTAACCAATCAGGCTCAATGTGTGCTTCGTAGTGTCCTTTGTAGTTTCCTTTTAATATGTGGGTCATGTATCTGTCAACCGGTAATGTTCCGGTTTTTTGTAATAATTTATAAACAGCAGCTAATTTTTTAAGGTTAAGATTTCTTTTTACAATTCGTTTATAATCTTTTTTAAACCTGCCGGTATATATTATCTTGAACATTCTATGAGTTCAATTTTTCGAAAAAATCTTCAACGTTTTCAGTTTCTGTTAAACCAATACCCTTTTCTGCTTGCTTCATTGCTTTTTTTGTGGTTATATTCGGTTTTTTTTCTTTTTCTTCCACTTTTGCCCAAGATTGAGTTTTAAGGAATTCTAAAAAATCCCTTGCTACTTTTATTTTATCATTAATAATTACAATTGCCATAATATTTGAATTTTGTATCATTGCAAAGATACGACAAAAAATAAAACTCGCAAAACAGTAGATTCTATCAATAAAATGTTCAAGTTGTATATATCTACTCATAAAAAAACCAAACAGATTGTGCTCGCATCACTTGTTCAATAACATCTCTTACACATCCTTTTCCGCCGTCTTTATCTGAAATATAGTGTGCAACTTTCTGAATTTCTTCAACTGCATCTGCCGGACAAGTTGCCAAACCTGATGCTTTCATGGGTTCATAATCAGGAATATCATCGCCCATATATAAAATTTGTTCCGGTTTTAATCCGTACTTCATATAAAAGTCTTCAAAATCATCAATTTTACTTGGCGATTTTAAATAAATATCAGTTACACCTAATCCCTGAAAACGACTC includes:
- the arfB gene encoding aminoacyl-tRNA hydrolase gives rise to the protein MPERTFEKEFEFITSRSSGKGGQHVNKTNSKVELRFNIPLSEILNENEKELLFKNLSNRINNDGILQIVSQKSRSQIKNKKTCIKKFYELLETGLKIPKERKKTKRSYKSIKKRLERKKRQSEKKERRRKNFI
- a CDS encoding type II toxin-antitoxin system YafQ family toxin, producing MFKIIYTGRFKKDYKRIVKRNLNLKKLAAVYKLLQKTGTLPVDRYMTHILKGNYKGHYEAHIEPDWLIIWLKKGNEIRLVRTGTHSDLF
- a CDS encoding DUF433 domain-containing protein — translated: MLEFPAAGESVDEILYQYSSLKKDGIKDCLNFVNNII
- a CDS encoding 2-phosphosulfolactate phosphatase; translation: MKKINVCLSPALYKYYSEDNTIVVMLDAIRASATICTAFMNDVELIIPVSDKDLAKDYRNRGYIIAGEREGEKLKDFDYGNSPFNFTEENIKGKKLAFTTTNGTQAVNLVKNGKNKNIELIIGSFINISALTDFLNKQKKDILILCSGWKNSVNIEDSLLAGRIVDLLIKKDKFEVLEAANLVYNLFLSAGDSYYDFVMANSPRLNSKSKKLEKDFRYCLTEDLTDVIPYLKGNELVV
- a CDS encoding HAD hydrolase family protein; translated protein: MDNFKERLKDIKAFVFDVDGVFSDNVILHTNGDLMRYMNVKDGFAVKTAVDKGFIVAIITGGNSESVKSRFQGLGVTDIYLKSPSKIDDFEDFYMKYGLKPEQILYMGDDIPDYEPMKASGLATCPADAVEEIQKVAHYISDKDGGKGCVRDVIEQVMRAQSVWFFYE